The proteins below are encoded in one region of Dehalococcoidia bacterium:
- a CDS encoding LON peptidase substrate-binding domain-containing protein has product MQIIDMPLFPLNTVLFPHMALPLRVFEDRYKLMVKKALEGDSVFGVALIKSGQEVGEPAEPFSVGTTARILKVEHLEQGKMDLSCVGVRRFRITEVLQRRPYLVGRIIYVAHAVGDTEAAQSLAETVRDKFRRYLAVLAQSLRREPPRVDLNVEPQVLSYVVASALQVDNIQKQRLLETPTAEERLRLEAAMLQEEIKVLRIFQVLEERDLGGRRPPRGPDA; this is encoded by the coding sequence ATGCAGATTATTGACATGCCGCTATTCCCGCTGAATACGGTGCTTTTTCCCCACATGGCGCTGCCGCTGCGCGTCTTTGAAGACCGCTACAAGCTGATGGTCAAGAAGGCGTTGGAGGGCGACAGCGTCTTCGGCGTGGCGCTTATCAAGTCTGGTCAGGAGGTGGGCGAGCCCGCCGAGCCTTTCAGCGTGGGGACCACCGCGCGCATCCTGAAGGTGGAGCATCTGGAGCAGGGCAAGATGGACCTGTCCTGCGTGGGGGTGCGCCGGTTCCGTATCACGGAGGTGCTGCAGCGGCGTCCCTACCTCGTCGGGCGCATCATCTACGTGGCGCATGCGGTGGGCGACACCGAGGCCGCTCAGTCGCTGGCGGAGACGGTGCGCGACAAGTTCCGCCGCTACCTGGCCGTCCTGGCCCAGTCGCTGCGCCGGGAGCCGCCGCGGGTTGACCTGAACGTGGAGCCGCAGGTCCTTTCGTACGTGGTGGCCTCCGCGCTCCAGGTGGACAACATCCAGAAGCAGCGTCTTCTTGAGACGCCTACCGCCGAAGAGCGCCTGCGTCTGGAGGCAGCCATGCTCCAGGAGGAGATCAAGGTGCTCCGCATCTTCCAGGTGTTGGAGGAGCGCGACCTGGGGGGACGTCGTCCCCCGCGAGGTCCTGATGCCTGA
- a CDS encoding DUF763 domain-containing protein codes for MQRTGIAHLPLHGGKAPAWLFQRMVRLSREIAIVVVEDYGPDEMLRRLSDPFWFQAFGCVLGFDWHSSGLTTTACGALKEGLRGLERDLGLFVAGGKGGASRKTPSEVQAAGDALSVDAARLVYASRMSAKVDSAAVQDGYQLYHHTFVFTRDGRWAVVQQGMNEQNKYARRYHWLGEAVQDFVCEPHAAVCADTRGEALNLVARESDGARAAIPQVVAREKPERLVAELKHVQTLDLPPRHHLLAADIHPDRLSKILLSTYERQPGDFESLLALEGVGPQTIRALTLLAELLHGAPASWRDPARYAFAHGGKDGYPFPVDRATYDRSIELLRTAVRRARIEPREKGVAMDRLERATGEGD; via the coding sequence ATGCAACGCACCGGCATAGCGCACCTGCCGTTGCATGGCGGCAAGGCGCCCGCATGGCTCTTCCAGCGCATGGTGCGTCTGTCCCGTGAGATCGCCATCGTCGTGGTGGAGGATTACGGGCCGGACGAGATGCTCCGCCGCCTGTCCGACCCCTTCTGGTTCCAGGCCTTCGGCTGCGTCCTGGGTTTCGACTGGCACTCCAGCGGGCTGACCACGACGGCGTGCGGCGCGCTGAAGGAGGGGCTGCGGGGTCTTGAGCGCGACCTGGGTCTCTTTGTAGCGGGCGGCAAGGGCGGCGCCTCCCGCAAGACGCCCTCCGAGGTCCAGGCCGCCGGCGACGCTCTCTCCGTGGACGCCGCGCGCCTTGTTTATGCAAGCCGCATGTCCGCCAAAGTGGACTCGGCGGCGGTGCAGGACGGCTACCAGCTCTACCACCACACCTTCGTCTTCACCCGCGACGGGCGGTGGGCCGTCGTGCAGCAGGGCATGAACGAGCAGAACAAGTACGCCCGGCGCTACCACTGGCTGGGCGAGGCCGTCCAGGACTTCGTCTGCGAGCCGCACGCCGCGGTTTGCGCGGACACCCGTGGCGAGGCGCTGAACCTGGTGGCGCGCGAGAGCGACGGGGCGCGCGCGGCCATCCCGCAGGTCGTGGCGCGGGAGAAGCCGGAGAGGCTCGTCGCCGAGCTTAAGCACGTGCAGACCCTCGACCTTCCGCCGCGCCATCACCTTCTGGCGGCGGACATCCACCCCGACCGTCTGAGCAAAATCCTGCTGTCCACGTACGAACGGCAGCCCGGCGACTTCGAGTCGCTGCTGGCGCTTGAGGGCGTGGGACCGCAGACCATCCGGGCGCTCACGCTCCTGGCGGAGCTGTTGCACGGCGCCCCGGCGAGCTGGCGCGACCCGGCGCGCTACGCCTTCGCGCACGGGGGCAAGGACGGCTACCCGTTTCCGGTGGACCGCGCCACTTACGACAGGAGCATCGAGCTTCTGCGGACGGCGGTGCGCCGTGCCCGCATCGAGCCGCGCGAGAAGGGGGTGGCGATGGACCGTCTGGAACGGGCGACTGGGGAGGGCGACTAA
- the folB gene encoding dihydroneopterin aldolase: protein MPDHIRLTGLVFYAHHGVNAEEASQGQRFLVDVDVETDTLNAGRSDDLADTVNYSLVFRSVRDVMDGPRRNLLESLAEHIAARVVALPHVHGVRVTVHKPQAPLKGAVFQDVSVEVERRRAPGG from the coding sequence ATGCCTGACCACATCCGGCTCACGGGCCTTGTCTTCTACGCGCACCACGGCGTGAACGCGGAGGAGGCGAGCCAGGGGCAGCGGTTCCTTGTGGACGTGGACGTGGAGACGGACACGCTCAACGCGGGGCGCTCCGACGACCTGGCCGATACGGTGAACTATAGCCTGGTTTTCCGTTCGGTGCGGGACGTGATGGACGGCCCCCGTCGCAACCTGCTGGAGTCGCTGGCGGAGCACATCGCGGCGCGGGTGGTGGCGCTGCCCCACGTCCACGGAGTGCGGGTCACCGTCCACAAGCCGCAAGCGCCTCTCAAAGGCGCCGTCTTCCAGGACGTGAGCGTGGAGGTAGAGCGGCGTCGCGCTCCGGGGGGGTGA
- the cofG gene encoding 7,8-didemethyl-8-hydroxy-5-deazariboflavin synthase CofG has protein sequence MPLDMRATMDVAPAHTGISREEARALILCGDAALPALLRRAGALRDQGKGRYISFSPKVFIPLTNLCRDACSYCTYRKEPDDPAADFMTPEQVLAVAEAGQRAGCTEALFMAGERPEQRYPEARDALRRFGCDSTIDYMRAMCELVLRKTSLLPHSNPGTMTRAELASLKEVNASLGMMLENVSPRLLEPGGPHHNAPSKHPRLRLRTLEAAGELRIPFTTGLLLGIGETVDEVVDSLFAIKDVHERYGHIQEIIIQNFRAKPTTPMAGAVEPTTGFLLRAVAVARLIFGPDMNIQVPPNLTPRAYGAFLDAGINDWGGISPVTKDYVNPEAPWPRIVRLRQVTEERGFILKARLPVYREYIREKPRYLTPSLAERIRQSADTDGFARTRLLTT, from the coding sequence ATGCCCCTGGACATGCGCGCCACCATGGACGTCGCCCCCGCACACACAGGCATCAGCCGAGAGGAGGCCCGCGCGCTTATCCTCTGCGGCGACGCCGCTCTGCCCGCGCTCCTCCGCCGGGCCGGCGCCCTCCGGGACCAGGGCAAGGGGCGCTACATCTCCTTCTCGCCCAAGGTCTTCATCCCCCTGACGAACCTGTGCCGCGACGCGTGCTCCTACTGCACCTACCGCAAGGAGCCGGACGACCCCGCTGCCGATTTCATGACGCCCGAGCAGGTGCTGGCCGTGGCGGAAGCGGGCCAGCGCGCCGGCTGCACGGAGGCCCTGTTCATGGCCGGCGAGAGGCCGGAGCAGCGCTACCCGGAGGCGCGCGACGCGCTGCGCCGCTTCGGGTGCGACAGCACCATTGACTACATGCGCGCCATGTGCGAGCTTGTGCTCCGAAAGACCTCCCTGCTGCCGCACTCCAACCCGGGGACGATGACCCGCGCCGAGTTGGCGTCGCTCAAAGAGGTCAACGCCAGCCTGGGCATGATGCTGGAGAACGTCAGCCCGCGCCTGCTGGAGCCGGGCGGGCCGCACCACAACGCGCCCAGCAAGCACCCACGCCTCCGCCTGCGGACACTGGAGGCGGCGGGGGAGCTGCGCATCCCGTTCACCACCGGCCTGCTGCTGGGCATCGGCGAGACGGTGGACGAGGTCGTGGACAGCCTGTTCGCCATCAAGGATGTCCACGAGCGCTACGGACACATCCAGGAGATCATCATCCAGAACTTCCGCGCCAAGCCCACCACGCCGATGGCCGGCGCCGTGGAGCCGACGACGGGCTTCCTGCTCCGCGCCGTGGCCGTGGCGCGCCTCATCTTCGGCCCGGACATGAACATCCAGGTCCCGCCCAATCTGACGCCCCGCGCGTACGGCGCCTTCCTGGACGCGGGCATCAACGACTGGGGCGGGATATCGCCCGTGACAAAGGACTACGTGAACCCAGAAGCGCCCTGGCCGCGGATCGTGCGGCTGCGCCAGGTGACCGAGGAAAGGGGCTTCATCCTCAAAGCGCGCCTTCCCGTATATCGGGAATACATCCGAGAGAAGCCCCGGTATTTGACGCCGTCCCTGGCGGAGCGCATCCGCCAGTCCGCCGACACCGACGGCTTTGCGCGCACCAGGCTGCTCACAACGTGA